The proteins below come from a single Acidimicrobiia bacterium genomic window:
- the rph gene encoding ribonuclease PH, producing the protein MRRDDREPDELRAVTFTRDFTEFAAGSVLVEFGRTRVLCTASVEERIPPWLRGKGRGWVTAEYSMLPGSTSERNEREASRGKLSGRTQEIQRLIGRSLRAVTDLEMMGEVQITVDCDVLQADGGTRTASICGGYVALHDACSRLVEAKKMGAHPVTDTCAAISVGIVDALAYLDLEYSEDVRAEVDMNVVMTGAGRFVEVQGTAEGKAFSRTELDDLIGLAEQGIIEIFGLQREMLSVPPEPRRQ; encoded by the coding sequence ATCCGGCGCGACGACCGTGAGCCCGACGAGCTGCGGGCGGTCACGTTCACGCGCGACTTCACCGAGTTCGCGGCGGGCTCGGTGCTCGTCGAGTTCGGTCGCACCCGAGTGCTGTGCACGGCCTCGGTGGAGGAGCGCATCCCGCCGTGGTTGCGCGGGAAAGGGCGCGGTTGGGTCACCGCGGAGTACTCGATGCTGCCGGGCTCCACGTCGGAACGAAACGAGCGCGAGGCGTCGCGCGGCAAGCTCTCGGGTCGCACGCAGGAGATCCAGCGCCTCATCGGGCGTTCGCTCCGCGCGGTCACCGATCTCGAAATGATGGGCGAGGTCCAGATCACCGTCGACTGCGACGTGCTCCAGGCCGACGGCGGCACGCGCACCGCGTCGATCTGCGGCGGCTACGTCGCCTTGCACGACGCGTGCTCGCGTCTCGTGGAGGCGAAGAAGATGGGTGCGCACCCGGTGACCGACACGTGCGCGGCGATCTCCGTGGGAATCGTCGACGCGCTCGCGTACCTCGATCTCGAATACTCCGAAGACGTGCGCGCCGAGGTCGACATGAACGTGGTGATGACCGGCGCCGGCAGGTTCGTCGAGGTGCAGGGAACGGCCGAGGGGAAGGCGTTCTCACGGACGGAGCTCGACGATCTCATCGGCCTCGCCGAGCAGGGCATCATCGAGATCTTCGGTCTCCAGCGCGAGATGCTGTCGGTCCCCCCGGAGCCGCGCCGCCAATGA
- the rdgB gene encoding RdgB/HAM1 family non-canonical purine NTP pyrophosphatase, translated as MKVVLATANAGKAREIAEVLHEAGLDVELAPRPDDVPEVEETGTTFEDNARLKAVAICDATGLAAIADDTGLEVDALGGAPGVRSARFAGENATYADNVAKLLDDLRDVPAGRRSARFSTVALARLPDGREVAAFGTVEGSITELPRGMEGFGYDPVFVPDEGDGRTFAEMPEGEKNSLSHRGRAFRTLADGLRMVAALEKQ; from the coding sequence GTGAAGGTCGTGCTCGCGACGGCGAACGCCGGGAAAGCACGCGAGATCGCGGAGGTGTTGCACGAGGCCGGGCTCGACGTCGAGCTCGCGCCCCGCCCCGACGACGTACCCGAGGTCGAGGAGACCGGCACGACGTTCGAGGACAACGCGCGGCTGAAGGCCGTCGCCATCTGCGACGCCACCGGGCTCGCCGCGATCGCAGACGACACCGGGCTCGAAGTCGACGCGCTCGGTGGCGCGCCGGGCGTTCGCTCGGCCCGCTTCGCGGGCGAGAACGCAACCTATGCCGACAACGTGGCCAAGCTGCTCGATGACCTGCGGGATGTGCCGGCCGGTCGTCGGTCGGCGCGCTTCTCCACGGTTGCGCTGGCGCGGCTCCCGGATGGACGCGAGGTGGCGGCGTTCGGCACCGTAGAAGGAAGCATCACGGAGTTGCCCAGAGGGATGGAAGGATTCGGCTACGACCCGGTGTTCGTTCCCGACGAGGGCGACGGCCGGACGTTCGCCGAGATGCCCGAAGGGGAGAAGAACTCCCTCTCGCACCGGGGCCGTGCGTTCCGTACCCTGGCAGACGGCCTTCGAATGGTCGCGGCGTTGGAGAAGCAATAG